In one Thermosipho ferrireducens genomic region, the following are encoded:
- a CDS encoding homocysteine biosynthesis protein: MRSFEEINEKISKGKVVVVTAEEAVELSKEKGVDYVYRNIDVVTTGTFAPMCSSGVFFNFGHTTPPMRMEEITLDGVLTYGGLAAVDGFLGVTQEFEKTGGAFVIEKLISGEDVLLEAYGKGTDCYPGKHVRGYINKDIINEFYFFNPRNVYQNYAAATNSSGRMLYTYMGKLLPHFGNVTYATSGELSPLLKDPQLETIGIGTKIFFGGTHGYVVWNGTQFAPSNQKIPKSPSRTLAVIGNAKEMSVEYIKAARFKKYGVTMFIGIGIPIPIIDEEIAYYVTRSNAELVTTIKDYGKCGKPVLKEVTFKELRSGRVELSGKSVRTSSITSLKMSRKIAKILKEQIENKDFYLTKPVSPLPKTADYKKLSVKSTPSSKKLQEKRCIECGLCCGYCDSIVMKDDSIEFYNGKCTNCGLCEDVCPVGIRLPWGLLN; the protein is encoded by the coding sequence ATGAGAAGTTTTGAAGAAATAAATGAAAAAATATCTAAAGGTAAAGTTGTCGTTGTAACGGCAGAAGAGGCGGTAGAGCTCTCTAAAGAAAAAGGGGTAGATTATGTGTATAGAAATATAGATGTTGTTACTACAGGAACATTTGCCCCTATGTGTTCTTCCGGAGTGTTTTTTAATTTTGGTCACACGACGCCACCTATGAGAATGGAAGAAATAACGTTAGATGGAGTATTAACCTATGGTGGACTTGCAGCTGTTGATGGTTTTCTTGGTGTGACACAGGAATTTGAAAAAACAGGCGGAGCGTTTGTTATCGAAAAGCTGATATCGGGAGAGGATGTACTTCTGGAAGCATATGGGAAAGGAACAGATTGTTATCCTGGAAAGCATGTGAGGGGCTATATAAACAAGGACATAATTAACGAATTTTACTTTTTTAATCCAAGAAATGTTTACCAAAATTATGCGGCGGCTACAAATAGTTCAGGACGAATGCTGTATACTTACATGGGGAAATTATTGCCACATTTTGGAAATGTTACGTATGCAACTTCCGGAGAATTAAGTCCATTGTTAAAGGATCCACAGTTGGAAACCATTGGCATAGGAACCAAAATCTTTTTTGGAGGAACACATGGTTATGTAGTCTGGAATGGAACACAATTTGCACCATCCAATCAAAAAATACCTAAAAGCCCTTCCAGAACACTTGCGGTAATAGGTAATGCAAAGGAAATGTCTGTGGAATATATAAAAGCTGCTCGATTTAAAAAATATGGTGTTACTATGTTCATAGGAATAGGTATTCCAATTCCTATAATTGATGAGGAAATAGCATATTATGTAACACGTTCAAACGCAGAACTTGTTACAACTATAAAAGATTATGGAAAATGTGGAAAACCTGTTTTGAAAGAAGTAACTTTTAAAGAGTTAAGAAGCGGGAGGGTTGAATTATCTGGAAAATCGGTAAGGACTTCCTCAATTACAAGTTTAAAAATGTCACGAAAGATAGCTAAAATCTTGAAAGAGCAAATTGAAAACAAAGATTTTTACCTCACTAAGCCTGTTTCTCCCCTTCCCAAAACAGCAGATTACAAAAAATTGTCTGTGAAAAGTACTCCTTCTTCAAAAAAATTGCAAGAGAAAAGATGTATAGAATGTGGACTATGTTGCGGATACTGTGATTCAATCGTTATGAAAGACGATAGCATTGAATTTTACAATGGCAAATGCACAAATTGCGGCTTATGTGAAGATGTCTGTCCTGTTGGCATTAGACTTCCATGGGGGTTATTGAATTGA
- a CDS encoding UPF0280 family protein: protein MRRYYRKFMNSHLFSFVVKYKESDLWIGLDKTIPGLPLIVYEYIVNLRKQVESYQNQQFFESFTPIDFDEKAPDIVKDMILASKKANVGPMAAVAGAFAKFIGQFILKQVALDKLIVENGGDLYIYSLEETTIHIFSGSINLFLILPPGEFGVATSSGTIGHSKNFGRTDSTTIVTRDPTLSDAYATAISNKIKNVYDAKIVLKEKYEDIEDIVVVVDKTVVLNCSHEIRW from the coding sequence TTGAGGAGATATTATAGAAAATTTATGAATTCTCATTTATTTTCTTTCGTCGTAAAGTATAAAGAAAGTGACCTCTGGATAGGTCTGGATAAAACGATTCCAGGACTTCCGCTTATTGTTTATGAATACATAGTAAATCTCAGAAAACAGGTAGAAAGTTATCAAAATCAACAATTTTTTGAAAGTTTTACCCCAATTGATTTCGACGAAAAAGCCCCGGACATTGTAAAAGATATGATTCTGGCTTCAAAGAAAGCAAACGTTGGGCCTATGGCCGCTGTGGCAGGAGCTTTTGCAAAGTTTATTGGACAATTTATTTTGAAACAGGTTGCACTTGATAAATTGATAGTTGAAAACGGAGGAGATCTTTATATTTATTCTTTGGAAGAAACTACCATACATATATTTTCAGGTTCTATAAATTTATTTTTGATTTTACCTCCCGGAGAATTTGGTGTAGCAACATCTTCTGGGACCATTGGGCACTCAAAAAATTTCGGAAGGACTGATTCAACAACAATAGTTACTCGTGATCCCACACTGTCTGATGCTTATGCTACAGCAATATCTAACAAAATTAAAAATGTTTATGATGCCAAAATTGTATTAAAGGAGAAATATGAAGATATAGAAGATATAGTGGTAGTTGTTGATAAAACCGTAGTGTTGAACTGTTCGCATGAGATAAGGTGGTGA